One window from the genome of Gloeomargarita sp. SRBZ-1_bins_9 encodes:
- a CDS encoding pentapeptide repeat-containing protein, whose protein sequence is MAFVQEFFMKFLNGLLVAAVVGLVTVPVQAEDAVQVRQLLNTKTCTNCDLRGADLRGARLNNANLQGSDLTRANLRGAELVGADLRNTDLRNADLRGANLSYANLEGADLRGANLEGANLRGTELEGRRGRGSATLRQITVPLPRR, encoded by the coding sequence GTGGCGTTTGTCCAGGAGTTTTTTATGAAGTTCCTCAATGGCCTCTTGGTGGCGGCGGTGGTCGGGCTGGTCACGGTACCGGTTCAGGCGGAGGATGCGGTCCAGGTACGGCAGTTATTGAACACCAAAACCTGTACGAACTGTGACCTGCGGGGGGCGGATTTGCGGGGAGCGCGGCTGAACAATGCCAACCTGCAGGGGTCGGATTTGACGCGGGCAAACCTCCGGGGTGCGGAACTGGTGGGGGCGGATTTGCGGAACACGGACCTGCGGAACGCGGATTTGCGAGGGGCCAATTTGAGCTACGCCAATCTGGAGGGGGCGGACTTGCGGGGGGCCAATTTAGAGGGAGCCAACCTGCGGGGGACGGAACTGGAAGGGCGCCGGGGACGCGGGAGTGCTACCCTACGGCAAATTACGGTGCCCCTACCTCGGCGTTAG
- a CDS encoding slipin family protein codes for MPWGATVVLVILALLLSGFKLDREYQRGVIFRLGRLHSIRGPGLYWTIPFLEQKVQVDMRTRTVDVQPQETVTADSVTIRVNAVLYYRVIDPAKAINRVEDYHQAVYLAAQTTLRNVVGQNLLDDVLKNRDQVNLRIREIVDEITAPWGIDIERVEMRDVEIPPSMQRAMAKEAEAVREKRARLIKAAAEQEASLQLASAAKEIAQNPAALELRRLQMLTEIGAENNTTTIIMVPSDWVNLAQRWVNSPPNAEVGAP; via the coding sequence ATGCCCTGGGGCGCAACGGTCGTTTTGGTCATCCTCGCCCTCCTGTTATCGGGCTTCAAACTAGACCGGGAGTACCAACGGGGGGTGATTTTTCGCCTAGGACGCCTGCACAGCATTCGCGGGCCGGGGTTGTACTGGACCATCCCCTTTTTGGAGCAAAAAGTCCAGGTGGATATGCGCACCCGCACCGTGGACGTTCAACCCCAAGAGACCGTCACCGCCGACAGCGTCACCATTCGGGTCAACGCCGTGCTCTACTACCGGGTGATTGACCCCGCCAAGGCCATCAACCGCGTCGAGGACTACCACCAGGCCGTGTATCTGGCCGCCCAAACCACCCTGCGCAACGTAGTCGGCCAAAACCTGCTCGACGACGTACTGAAAAACCGGGACCAGGTGAACCTGCGCATCCGGGAGATTGTAGACGAGATCACCGCACCCTGGGGCATCGACATCGAACGGGTGGAAATGCGGGACGTGGAAATTCCCCCCTCCATGCAGCGGGCCATGGCCAAGGAAGCCGAAGCGGTACGGGAAAAACGCGCCCGGTTGATCAAGGCCGCCGCCGAACAGGAAGCGTCTTTACAACTGGCTAGCGCCGCCAAGGAAATTGCTCAAAACCCGGCTGCCCTCGAACTGCGCCGCCTACAAATGCTCACAGAAATCGGCGCCGAAAACAATACCACTACCATCATCATGGTGCCGTCGGATTGGGTGAACCTGGCCCAGCGCTGGGTCAATTCACCGCCTAACGCCGAGGTAGGGGCACCGTAA
- the xth gene encoding exodeoxyribonuclease III — protein MRIATWNVNSVRTRLPHIQSWLARHPVEVLCLQETKVPDDQFPREAFPGYTCVVAGQKAYNGVAVLTRIPPERVSVGFAPLLGPEWVGQLDEQKRFLHVQIQGLEIVNVYVPNGQSVGSDKYDYKLRWLAALHQYLQRLLLRTSQVCVCGDWNVAPTDLDIYDPRDKQEHIMASPAERAAFQQVLALSFQDSFRLFWPEGGHFTWWDYRAGAFRRNQGWRIDHILISQTLRPWAKNCWIDREPRTWQQPSDHTPVILELDWPPTR, from the coding sequence ATGCGGATCGCCACTTGGAATGTCAATTCGGTGCGCACCCGTTTGCCCCATATCCAAAGTTGGTTGGCCCGACATCCGGTGGAGGTGCTGTGTTTGCAGGAGACCAAGGTCCCGGATGACCAGTTTCCCAGGGAGGCGTTTCCGGGGTATACCTGCGTGGTGGCCGGGCAAAAGGCCTATAACGGGGTGGCGGTCCTGACCCGCATTCCTCCAGAGCGGGTTTCGGTGGGTTTTGCGCCCCTGTTGGGTCCAGAATGGGTTGGCCAGTTGGATGAACAAAAACGGTTCCTGCATGTGCAGATTCAGGGCTTAGAGATTGTGAATGTCTATGTGCCCAATGGCCAGAGTGTGGGCAGCGATAAGTACGACTACAAGTTGCGTTGGCTGGCGGCCCTGCACCAGTATTTACAGCGGTTGTTGCTGCGCACGTCCCAGGTGTGCGTATGCGGGGATTGGAACGTGGCCCCCACCGATCTGGATATTTACGACCCCCGGGACAAGCAGGAGCACATCATGGCTTCACCGGCGGAACGGGCGGCCTTTCAGCAAGTGTTGGCCTTGAGTTTCCAGGACAGTTTTCGGTTGTTTTGGCCAGAGGGGGGGCATTTTACCTGGTGGGACTACCGGGCCGGGGCCTTTCGCCGCAACCAGGGCTGGCGGATTGACCACATCTTGATCAGCCAAACCCTGCGTCCCTGGGCGAAAAATTGTTGGATTGACCGGGAACCCCGCACCTGGCAGCAACCCAGCGACCACACGCCGGTGATCCTGGAACTGGACTGGCCCCCTACACGATGA
- a CDS encoding Rrf2 family transcriptional regulator codes for MFRLSVRGQYALKAMLELTLAASRQPVSVRTIARRQGIPAPFLEKLLLELRRAGLVVAQRGAQGGYRLAQPPETIRVQQILAAVGEPLSTPEFPAHQPTDWVTRSLWRRLSEQCQQALAQCTLADLYYDVRSRMASDSEPYQFIV; via the coding sequence ATGTTTCGCCTGTCCGTGCGGGGACAATACGCCCTGAAGGCGATGCTGGAATTGACGTTGGCGGCCTCCCGGCAACCCGTGTCCGTGCGCACCATCGCCCGGCGCCAGGGGATTCCCGCCCCCTTTTTGGAAAAGTTACTCCTGGAGCTGCGGCGCGCTGGCTTAGTGGTGGCCCAGCGGGGAGCGCAGGGGGGATACCGGTTAGCCCAGCCGCCGGAGACGATTCGTGTGCAGCAGATTCTGGCGGCCGTCGGCGAGCCCCTAAGCACCCCGGAATTCCCGGCCCACCAACCCACCGACTGGGTGACCCGCAGCCTCTGGCGACGCCTGAGCGAGCAATGCCAGCAGGCCCTGGCCCAATGCACCCTGGCCGACTTGTACTACGATGTGCGCAGCCGCATGGCCAGCGACAGCGAACCCTATCAGTTCATCGTGTAG
- a CDS encoding TldD/PmbA family protein, whose amino-acid sequence MARTLTPPRIQDQLQDTVARYSSRVDYLDIRLEQSESLRLGFRGPRFDAVDRALSLAGGIRACYRGGWSFVTFNGLEELADRVEEAVEQARLIGHEQTQLAPVPPVVDYVRAEIARDPRTVPLAEKRDLLRHYNDLLLSYDPRIQTTSVSYRERFGVTYLVTSTGTNLAQERLDVSGMFGVVARGEGLVVRQGYESVHSRADYRVMMGLDEQVRAAAQRAIRQLEAQPVRGGQYTVILDPYLAGVFIHEAFGHLSEADFVYENPRLQELLQLGRPVAIPELNVVDDATLPGLPGSLKYDDEGVPGQRKYLIREGVLTQRLHSRETAGKMAEQPTGNARALSATYPPIVRMTNTGIEPGRYTLAEMMQDIDLGVYCVRMLGGQTNGELFTFTAAEGFMIRKGQLAEPVSDVTLSGNVFQTLKDIEAIGNDTVYRNGGCGKAGQSPLPVSVGGPHVRIKNVVIGGRS is encoded by the coding sequence ATGGCAAGGACGCTAACCCCGCCGCGCATCCAAGACCAGTTACAGGACACGGTGGCCCGCTACAGTTCCCGCGTGGATTATCTGGACATCCGCCTGGAACAGAGTGAATCCCTGCGGTTAGGGTTCCGGGGGCCCCGTTTTGACGCCGTGGACCGGGCGCTGTCCTTGGCGGGGGGCATTCGGGCCTGTTATCGGGGGGGGTGGAGTTTTGTGACATTCAACGGCCTGGAGGAACTGGCGGATCGGGTGGAGGAGGCCGTCGAACAGGCCCGGTTGATCGGTCATGAACAAACCCAACTGGCCCCGGTCCCACCGGTGGTGGATTATGTCAGGGCGGAAATAGCCCGCGACCCCCGCACCGTACCCCTAGCGGAAAAACGGGACTTGCTCCGGCACTACAACGACCTGCTGCTGAGCTATGACCCCCGCATCCAAACCACCAGCGTCAGCTACCGGGAGCGGTTTGGGGTGACCTATTTGGTGACATCCACCGGTACCAACCTGGCTCAGGAACGTCTAGATGTGTCGGGGATGTTTGGCGTGGTGGCCCGGGGGGAGGGACTGGTGGTGCGCCAGGGCTACGAATCGGTCCATTCCCGCGCGGATTACCGGGTGATGATGGGCCTGGACGAGCAGGTGCGGGCAGCGGCCCAACGGGCGATCCGACAACTGGAGGCGCAACCGGTCAGGGGTGGACAGTACACGGTGATCCTCGACCCTTACCTGGCGGGGGTATTTATCCACGAGGCGTTTGGGCATCTCTCGGAGGCGGATTTCGTCTATGAAAATCCCCGCTTGCAGGAGCTGTTACAACTGGGGCGGCCGGTGGCCATTCCCGAGTTGAACGTGGTGGACGACGCTACCTTGCCTGGGTTGCCGGGTTCCCTGAAGTACGATGATGAGGGGGTGCCGGGGCAACGGAAATACCTCATCCGCGAGGGGGTACTGACCCAACGGCTCCATTCCCGGGAGACGGCGGGAAAGATGGCCGAGCAACCCACCGGCAACGCTCGGGCCTTGTCGGCGACCTATCCCCCCATCGTGCGCATGACCAACACAGGGATCGAGCCAGGGCGCTATACCTTGGCCGAGATGATGCAGGACATTGACCTGGGGGTGTACTGTGTGCGGATGCTGGGGGGCCAGACCAACGGGGAACTGTTTACCTTTACCGCCGCCGAAGGGTTTATGATCCGCAAGGGGCAACTGGCGGAACCCGTGAGCGATGTCACCCTGAGCGGCAACGTCTTTCAAACCCTGAAGGACATCGAAGCCATCGGCAACGACACGGTTTACCGCAACGGCGGCTGTGGCAAGGCGGGGCAGTCCCCCCTACCGGTGAGCGTGGGCGGTCCCCATGTGCGCATCAAAAATGTGGTCATTGGCGGGCGTTCGTGA
- a CDS encoding RNA-binding protein: MTIYVGNLSFKATEQDLREVFSEYGPVKRVTLPMDRETGRMRGFAFVEMMEDDHEEKAINALDGAEWMGRQLRVNKARPRDDNRRF, translated from the coding sequence ATGACTATTTACGTGGGCAATTTATCCTTCAAGGCCACCGAACAGGACCTGAGGGAAGTTTTCTCGGAATACGGACCAGTCAAGCGGGTCACGTTACCGATGGATCGGGAAACGGGTCGGATGCGGGGGTTTGCCTTCGTGGAAATGATGGAGGACGACCACGAAGAAAAGGCGATCAATGCCCTCGACGGCGCGGAGTGGATGGGGCGGCAGTTGCGGGTTAATAAAGCCCGGCCCCGGGACGATAACCGGCGTTTCTAA